The following proteins come from a genomic window of Pieris napi chromosome 15, ilPieNapi1.2, whole genome shotgun sequence:
- the LOC125056451 gene encoding chymotrypsin-1-like: MLTAAYCVERLKPSDFIALVGTISRIRGGTIYEINKVISHKAYNKPYKFDNDIAVISTKKTIEFNENVQPLPLPKKNIQSGLSCIVSGWGYLNNQLYSDKLKYLYVETLTSEQCSRILSNGRSSTVILPLHMCTLSKRGQGTCLSDAGSSLVCNGTSAGIVSYNFPCALGKPDLYSNTYIYNTWIKQNTKSP, translated from the exons ATGCTGACAGCTGCGTATTGTGTCGAaag gctCAAACCATCAGATTTTATCGCTCTAGTTGGTACAATATCAAGAATAAGAGGTGGTACAATATATGAAATCAACAAAGTCATTTCTCACAAAGCATATAATAAGCCATATAAATTCGACAACGATATTGCTGTTATAAGTACGAAAAAGACCATCGAATTCAATGAAAACGTGCAGCCCCTGCCATTACCCAAAAAGAATATCCAGTCTGGATTGTCGTGTATAGTGAGCGGCTGGGGTTACCTT AACAACCAGTTGTACTCTGACAAATTGAAGTATCTGTATGTAGAAACTTTAACTAGCGAACAGTGCAGTAGAATCTTAAGTAATGGACGCTCCTCAACCGTTATTTTGCCCCTCCACATGTGTACCCTTAGCAAACGTGGACAAGGAACATGCCTA AGTGATGCAGGCAGCAGCTTAGTGTGCAACGGCACCTCTGCCGGTATCGTGTCCTACAATTTTCCCTGCGCTCTTGGCAAGCCTGATTTGTACAGTAACACGTACATATACAATACCTggataaaacaaaatactaaaTCACCCTAA
- the LOC125056452 gene encoding chymotrypsin-2-like encodes MERTGRQPSEFTAVVGTLSRTRGGTTYEISKFISHKEHNKPNQFNNDIAVISTKKAIEFNKNVQPLPFPKKDITSGLSCILSGWGKLGRRRESPDKLQYLYVKTLTSDDCTPLRENNPVKINSSQMCTLNKRGEGTCQGDSGGSLVCNGTAAGIVSYNFPCANNYPDTYTNTYKYISWVDENTKSP; translated from the exons ATGGAGCGTACAGg TCGCCAACCATCAGAGTTTACCGCTGTAGTTGGTACATTATCGAGAACGAGAGGTGGTACAACGTATGAAATAAGCAAATTCATTTCTCACAAAGAACATAACAAGCCAAATCAATTCAACAACGATATCGCTGTTATAAGTACGAAAAAGGCCATCGAATTCAATAAAAACGTTCAGCCTCTGCCATTTCCCAAGAAGGATATTACCTCAGGATTGTCGTGTATACTGAGCGGCTGGGGTAAACTT GGCAGAAGGCGGGAGTCACCTGACAAATTGCAATATCTGTATGTAAAAACATTAACCAGTGACGACTGTACGCCCTTAAGAGAAAACAACCCAGTCAAAATAAATTCCAGCCAGATGTGTACCCTTAACAAACGTGGAGAAGGAACATGCCAA GGTGATTCAGGCGGCAGTTTAGTGTGCAACGGCACCGCAGCCGGTATCGTGTCCTACAACTTTCCCTGCGCAAATAATTATCCTGACACGTACACCAACACGTACAAATACATCTCCTGGGTAGATGAAAATACTAAATCACCCTGA